The nucleotide window GTATCCAGCCTTGGTGTCAGGTCAAACCCCACAGtattaagaataaaaagtaataatggcCTGGcgaccatagctcagtgagtacaccgaggctggtgggtttgaacccggcctgggcctgctaaacaacaatgacaactgctaccaaaaaatagctgggtgttgtggcaggcgcctatagtcccagctactcaggaggctgaggcaagagaatcacttaaacccaagagtttgagggtgctatgagctgtgacgccacagcactctaccaagagcaacctagtgagactgtctcaaaaaaaaagaaagaaggttgtCCGCACTTCTGACTGCTCCCCCACTTTGCTTCTCTTTGTAGAGTGACGACCAACAAGCTGCTGCTCTCCATGGTCATCTTACTGGAATTGGCCATCCTGGGGGGCCTGGTTTACTACAAATTCTTTCGCAAGCACTGAACTCTTCATAGGGAGGGCTTCGTGGACCAGAACTTTGACCCTGTGAAAGAAGGGTGTTGGGGATGTGGAGTAAGTGCGTTGCTGCTGCAGGGTAGCAGTTGAAGGATGCATAGTGCAGCCAGactctgggaggagggaggatggaaagCCAATTAAATGTGAAGGAACAGCAACAAGACCAGTGTGATATACCAAGGTAATAAATGGTGTTTATGACTTCTTCAAATTTACATAGTATTACAACATATTAACAGCCGTGAACTGCCCAAATACATTTACAGTGATAGTACTGGTCACTACAATTGTGAGAATGCTCAATATTCTCATTAAGGCAGTATTGACCCAGACAACCACTTAATATCTGTCTCCTCAAATGCCTCACAATTCTGGAATGCCCACTGTGAAACAGGTCAATGCACAGTATCTCCTAAATTCTCACACATGCTTCATTTTCTGATTCATCTGGTGAACTAGGAGTAGGAAGTTGGTCATATACAACGTGCCCTCCTTCCCTTGTCTGACCAAAACTTGAAGCAATCACATCCACTGCCAAGCTAGCTGTAGCCTTCGCCTCTTCCTCTGAAGCAGCCAGCTGTGGATTGACTTCAACAAGATCCAATGCTGACAGCAATCCTGGAAGAACAATGACAGAAACCTCAGAAAATTTTCTAGCTGTTACTTGGTGAGGTTCATCCCACCCGGGCAGGGAGAATGAGCCATGATAAAAACAAGAGTCATTTTCTACTGTAAAATTATCTGTTGTCACGAAACCCCTTGCACCTCATCCTCTTGGCTATGAATGTAAGTTAATCCGAGTAGGATTGAGAGAAACCTTTAAGGTACTAAAGTAAATCATCCTTGTTCAACTAACACAATAGCCATAGCTGTTAGGCTTTCTGGAAGAGGGGCTTGGTGGGGGATAGGGAGGTTTCCAGCCTGCTCATTGGGAAAATGTGTGCCATCTGCGGCATGACTAGCAACCTTCCAGCTGCCTGCCTAGAAATGGGGAAGTGTTAAGGCAAAGAACATCTACTTCCTAGCCAGAGCTCCCCTCCACTTTTAAACTCTAATGCTAAACAAGCTTTACATCACGTACCCTGAAATGTAATTATTATTGCAAACCTATTGTCACTCCTGCAAGTCTGGTTCCTCATGTGacacttctttttatttcctagcACACTGACCTAGTATCACACTTGGTCAAGGGACGATTCAGCCATATGTTCATTATTTAATCTGGACTCCAGTTACTTTCCATAAGGGTTTGAAAACTTTGGCCTGGAGCAGGCTGAGGGGAAGACTAGACCAGAAGAGCCTATTCACACCTGCCGCACATCTCTAGAGAATTTAACTTTTCAGTTGGTTATTCCAGGTGAAGAGTTATCTGAACAAACTGGCATTCAAGAACACAAATATCTGAGAATATTTAGAGTAGCTATAAAATCTGGAAACATAAGTGAACATACCTAATGTTAATCTTATAGTACATGAACTGCTCGGTGCCATCACACCTAGTCAGTGTCTTTCCTTATTAGCAATGCATAGTCGAGTGCACTGTGTACAGCCGCAGAACAGGCATTTTATTGTATCATTTCTGTCACTTCCTGCATGTAGACCCGGGTCTCTGATGATCTGGGTCTGATTCCCACTGACTAAACCTGTACCTGTAGTATATTTCAGTAGTAATCAAGAAGGCCTGCACTATTAAAAACATGTATTACCCATATTTCCAGACTATTGCCACCCTATAAATTAGTTTAAGCAAACTGCTTTAGATATCCAATTGACAGTGTCATGACAGTCTTTTGGAATAAAATAATAGTGcagcaggggaagggagggataaGGCATGGCCACTGCCACATCTAACTGCTCGAAGTTACTAACTACTGGCAACATCTAAGATTTTGGATCTTAGAATCAGACTTACCACTGTCAGGCCTGATAGACAAGtcccatttttcctttctgtgctgCCTAAGGTTCTAGCAGGCTCCAGAGCCAGGGAGACCATTTTTGAATGCCAATTTCTATCCCAACTAGTCAAGAGTTTCCTATAACACTCGAACTTAGGCTTATGTCTATACCCCAGTTTCATGAGATGCCTACTGAAGCAATACCCATCctttaaattttagaatgaaaggttatttaaagtagttttaaaaCCAGAAGCTTTCTGACAGAAATGGAAACTGTTTGCAAACAAGTATGGGttttgtggcttggcgcctgtagcacattggttacagcatcagccatatgcaccgaggctggcaggtttgagcctggcccaggccagctaaacaacaatgacagctgcaacaaaaaaatagccaggcattctggtgggcacctgtagtcccagctacttgggaggctgaggcaagagaattgcttaaggccaggagttagaggttgctgtgagctgtgatgccctggcactctacccagggtgacatagtgaaactctgtctcaaaaaaaaaaaaaaaaaaaaaaaacaccaaatattAGTTTTGGAACAGTAACCCCTTTTAGCCACTGTTGATAACCTAGAATTCATCTTACTACTCTTTCTGTCAGCCATTCATCTAACTCTATTCCCCTTATTAAAGATTTTATCAAACAAGGTCTAATATAAGACTTACCCACATAAAAGGACTCAAGATACTGTCTGACTTGCCAATCAtcaaatcagctttattttatttttttgagacagaggctcactacgttgcccttggtagagtgctgtggcatcacagctcacagtaacctccaactcttgggctcaagcaattctcttgtctcagcctcccaagtagctgggactacaggtgttgaccacaaagcccagcttttttttgttgttgttgcagttgccattgttgttcagctggcctcggctgggtttgaacccgccagcctcaatgtatgtagccagcgctgtaaccactgtgctatgggcaccgagccatcaGATCAGCTTTAACTCCAAATTCCCAACTTCCAGTGAAGCAACCtcttacctatttatttatttttagagacagagtctcagtctgttgcctgaGCTGGAAGGCAGTGGTGCAgtcagctcactgcagcctcaaattcctggctcaaacaatccactttaCCTtaatctctcaagtagctgggtacaggtgcacaccaccatgcccacatAATTTTAATTCTTGGTAGAGAAGGTGTCTTGCTGTGTTttccaggctagtcttgaactcctggcctcaagagatcttctcatcttgattttccaaagtgctgggattacaggcatgagccactgccccgcCAACCTCTTAACATTATAGTAAAAATTATAGCTACTTGGCCTGGGCTTCTTATCTTAATCTGCTTCTATATAATTCGGACACAGTATCATTGTGGCAATTTATTCTTGTCTTTAATAAGTGTGTGAGTagacaattttttatttaatattatcttaGCATAGGTTGTTAAGAGCTAGATCCAAACATGACTCTAAGTAGTTATATCCTCTATTAGCTTGGCGATCTGATTGTTAGCTATTAAAGTTGAGGAAAACTAAGTCTGCAATGACAAGGAATAGTAGAAAtaacctcttggaggcaggagaCTTTTAAACATTTACCCAATAGACCCATACCTGGTTGCTACATACCTGTGCTGTGTATTTCTTCAGTAATATACATGCCTTCCCGATAGGTCAGTCCTCCTACCACAGGGGTTCCTGTGGCTGGAGCCAGCGAAGGGTCAAATGCATCAATATCAAAACTCAGATGGATTGGCCGTTGTCTCCTGGAAAGGAAGAGGATAAGAATACTTATGTGGTTGTAATCAACCTTCCTGTGGTTTGCAAATCCTTAATTTTACTGCTGTTAGTCCTAGTGCTTTGTTAATAAACCTGTTAATAATATttccaggttttctatttctggaaGTTACTGAGATTAGCATGTTGACCTCCTACACACAACTTCATGATACTGTTATTTGTTCTGCATGCCTCAAACTCCAGTTTATGGTTCCAGTTTATCTTGGGTATTAGAACCTCTTGCACGAGTAACTAAACAGAGGAAATTCTTCACTTCCCTATGAGATTTGGCTCTGATATATTCTAATTTATGTTGGTTTGATCTAGGTTACCATTGCTGTCATTCTCTGAATATAACAACAGCTGAGTAAACTTCGTTAACTTAGTCCTGATTTTATGTCtgcaatcttttttatttttatttaattttgcccagtcaagttgacacattgTCTGCAATCTTAACATGTAATTCTAACAAGTTTAGCTGAGGTGTCCAATGGCTGAAACTAACATACAAATCCTTATGCCACATAACTAAATTTcttaaaagcttaaaaaatggggcggcgcctgtggctcagttggtaaggcgccagccccatataccgagggtggcgggttcaaacctggccccggccaaactgcaaccaaaaaatagctgggtgttgtggcgggcgcctgtactcccagctactcgggaggctgaggcaagaggatcgcttaagccccaggagttggaggttgctgtgagctgtgtgaggccacggcactctaccgagggccataaagtgagactctgtctctacaaaaaaaaaaaaaaaaaaaaaagcttaaaaaatgaTACACTACTAGACAGCAATTCTGATATTACTCACTCAAAGTCTTGGTATTGAGAAAATGCTCTTAAAACTAACAtttcatgggcggtgcctgtggctcaacggagtaaggccccggcctcatatgctggaggtggtgggttcaaatccagccctggccaaaaactaaaaaaaaaaaaaaacaaaaaaaaactaacatttcATTAACATTCATCTGCCATCTTTCTACCCTACCAAGATTTGCCTGATACAAAACTCAGGTGATtagtggtggcacacacctgtagtcccagttacttgggaagctgaggcaggaagatcacttgagcctaggagtttgaggttactgtgaactagactgatgccacagcactctagcctgggcaacagagcaagactccatctcaaaaaaaaatccctcagatGAAGAAATAGTGAGGCTAGGAAGAATGGGACATTTGGAACAATGAATGTTTCCCATGTCAAAAGACAAGGATTTAAATGGGGATAAAGAGAAATTCATCAGAGAGAGAGGTCTGTGCAATGACTTAAAGGAAACCTCCCAACCCTGGAAGAAGAATATGTCTGTGTTTCATATTATGCCCTTCTGAACTATTTGAAATTTTTGTATGTACATGTTTTGCTTTTATGTTAAAAGTAAAGCTGCTGTCCTCAAGAGACAGgctaaaggggcggcgcctgtggctcagtcggtaaggcgccggccccatataccaagggtgacgggttcaaacccggccccggccaaacttcaaccaaaaaatagccgggcgttgtggcgagtgcctgtagtcccagctactcgggaggctgaggcaagagaatcgcttaagcccaggagttggaggttgctgtgagctgtgtgaggccacggcactctacccgagggccataaagtgagactctgtctctacaaaaaaaaaaaagacaggctaAAGTGTGCTGCCTTGTGGAAGTTTGCCCTCTTCCCTCTGGGACCCAGAAGTGGACATCTGTTGTCATTACTTACTTGCCAATCAGTAGATCAAATGTCTGTTCCATGACCTTCTGGATACCAAGTCGATCAATGTCTCTCATGGAAAAATACTGGATATCATaggtctttaaaataaaactggtGAGATATAAAGGAAGGAATCCTTAGTTTAAGAAGCATGTTTACGAATATATTGTAAAAAACCTACAACAGGTTAAGTCAGGCGTCAAGCTTTCAAATGGATCATAATTGGCCAGGAAAGGCCCAGAGTTTAACTCTAACACATGAACTTACTGTTCAGGAGGGTCCACATCTCTTAGACCAATATACACAATACTTGGGGAAGAGATACAAGGTTTGATCCAGGAAAATCCTGGGAGCTGCGGTACCTGTGAAGTGAGGAATGGACAGGATTAATCAAAGATTCTTGGTCTCACCAAGATAATCATCATGTGCTTCCCAAGTATGAAGTCTGCTTTCTTCTACTCACAGGGCATGTTTAAAACAGTACAAGACACACTTGACCTGGAGAAGAGAACTGAtacaagtggaaatgtttcagAAGGGCAGCTGAAGAACAGAGTACAgctttctcaaaataattttcttctgaggTCGTCTTGGTTTCTCATTAACATACCTACTCTTAAGAATACTGCTGATGAGCCTTTTACACATTACTGAATTGTTTACTGTTGCTTCTTGAAGCATAACCCAGTTGCCACCTCAAGTTGCCAACAGCAACTAAATGAACGATCTTTGTACTGTCCTGGTTATTCactgagggaagggagggaaatacAGATTCTAGTCTATGCGTAACATGGACTCCCATGTCCTCTGAgcagtgcaggaagatatcaccCAGGGGTAATCATGGTTTACTAGTCTTCTAGACCAGTGTGTCTGAGGGTGTGGCACACAAGCCTAATCAAGAGCAGGCACCACGTCCTGATCATCTTTATATCCCTTTAGACTGGGAGACCAGAGAGACCTAACCTCCAAAGAATCAgttatattaactttttttctttaaatttcatgttaatgtgagggtagAAACAACtcggttacaatatttgcatttgttaggtagagaccctcttgtagttgtgtcctctattaactttttaagaataaaaactatACAGCATAAAGTTTAGAGCATCTAGCAGATGGCCTGGCCTGTTACAGTGTTTGATGAACAAAATGAAGGAGTGGTAAGCCACAATCAACCCACTCCTCACCAAAATCTTACATAACCTCAAAGCCCCAGAAAAACCCAAGAAGCCATTCACCTTGTTCATTTCAGCCCACTGACCTTGTCCTGTAGTTCTCTGAGGAGAAATGAAACTGGCTGTCCATGGAGATTTCCTGATGAAGTGGTAAGGGGTGTATTGATATCAGCATGGGCATCAACCCAGATGACACAAAGATCTGGACAGTGTCGCGCATGGCCACTAATGGTACCAATTGCCAGGCTGCAAAGAACAGATATAATCTTAAATTCCCTCTGTTTGGAAAACATCACCAGTAACAAAAGTCCTCAGCCAGCACAGCTTATATTTTGTCCTCGGGGCATAGACTGAAGGTTGGGTTTAGGTGACACAGAAGTCTGAGTCCTCCTTCCCAAAGATGAAccgtgagtgagtgagtgaggtAGATAGGGAGAAATCTAAAGATGCAAAGCTGGCTATTTCAGCAGTGTGATGGATGTCACTGCTGCCCCCAAATCCATGTAATTTGATCCAATAGCTCTGCCCCAAAAAAtgacctcaaatatttattattggaATGATACTCAATTAAATGTGGTACATTTGGAACAACTCACAAAAATGTTGCTTAATATCACCTGAGAGACCAGAGAGATCTAACTTCCAAAGAATCAgttatattaactttttttcttttaattttaggttaatgtgagggtagaaACAACTCAGTTatgatatttgcatttgttaagtagagtacctcttatagttgtgtcctatattaactttttaagaataaaaattacacAGCCTTATAGTTTTTTAGACAATTTATAAGTGATACTTCCTaaaatctgaaaggaaaaaaaagctgtTAATGTAACAGGGAAACTCAATTAAAAAACTCATTTAGgggtcggcacctgtagcacagtggttatggtgccagccacatacaccgagggtggtgggtttgaacccagcccaggccaactgcaacaaaaataatagccaggcattgtggtgggcacctatagtcccagcaactcaggaggctgaggcaagaaaatcacttaagcccaagagtttgaggtggttgtgagctgtgacaccacagcactctactaaaggtgacatggtgagactctgtcttaaaaaaaaaaaaaacctcatttaGGCAGGGccaggtagctcatgcctgttatcctagcactctaggagcccaaggcgggtgaattgcttgagctcagtgttcaagaccagcctgagcaagagtgagaccctgtctctactagaaagagaaaaactagccaggcattttggtgggtccctgtagttccagctacttgggaggctgaagcaagaggattgctcaagcccaagagtttaaggttgctgtcagctatgacgccacagcactctacccagggtgaataagtgagactctgtatccaaaaaaagaatgctattaTATATATCATACTGTAAAAATTCTGTAGGGTATTTTCCCTccagatcaggaaacagagaACCAACTGTTAGCTCAAAATACCATGTCATCCGGTCCTCTCCACATGTCTCCCAGTTTACCTGTGGTCTCCTCCCACTGTGACGCAGTTGTAGCCACCTGACACTGCTCTGCTAACCACCTCAGCCAGTTCCTGGTTTGCAAGACCCACTGAGCGCGGATTCACTATCAGGTTGTTGTAGAGATCATCTTTGGGCACTGGAGTAAAACTTAAATCTCCAAAGTCTTTTAGGTGGCATCCTGGAAAGAAATGATGCACGATATGGTGAATTGTATGAGCTATTCTAACTTTTAATTGCCTGGGCcacaaataactttcaacaaaGTTCAAAAGGTCAAATGACTGTGGCAGGATTGTCTGAATCCTTCCATCAATCCCGTAAGGTAGATCCTATTTTGAACACTATTTAGCAGAAGAAGCTGAGCTTTGGAAACTGAAACCCAGAGATGTTGATTGGCTTCACCTAACAATCACAACATTAATAGCAATTAGACCTGAGATATCCcagagtagaaataaaatatcaacaagaatgaacagaatttaaagaaaagtacTACTAATTTAggacaaaaatacatatttagaaaTTCTCATGTTACAAACTTTTTCATAAATACAAAGACatctaaaaaagagaaatattatttaaagGTCCCAGGTACTATTCTAATTGCTTAccataaattcttatttttttatttttattttatattttattttttgagacagaatctcactatgtcgcccttggtagagtgccgtggtatcacagctcacagcaacctcaagctcttgggttttaAGTCAGGGGTCCCCAAACTGCGACCCGCGgaccacatgcagcggtgtgaattgtatttgttcccgttttgtttttttacttcgaaataagatatgtgcagtgtgcataggaatttgttcatagttttttttgtttgttttttttttaactatagtccagccctccaacggtctgagggacagtgaactggccccctgtttaaaaagtttgaggacgcctgctttaagtgattctcttgcctcagcctcctgagtagctaggactacaggccggtactacaatgcctggctattttttgttgcagttgtcaactgttgctggcccaggctgggttcaaaccctccaactttggtgtctgtggctggca belongs to Nycticebus coucang isolate mNycCou1 chromosome 9, mNycCou1.pri, whole genome shotgun sequence and includes:
- the ARG2 gene encoding arginase-2, mitochondrial; translation: MSLKSSLSRLLRTQVHSVLKKSVHSVAVIGAPFSQGQKRKGVEHGPAAIREAGLMKRLSNLGCHLKDFGDLSFTPVPKDDLYNNLIVNPRSVGLANQELAEVVSRAVSGGYNCVTVGGDHSLAIGTISGHARHCPDLCVIWVDAHADINTPLTTSSGNLHGQPVSFLLRELQDKVPQLPGFSWIKPCISSPSIVYIGLRDVDPPEHFILKTYDIQYFSMRDIDRLGIQKVMEQTFDLLIGKRQRPIHLSFDIDAFDPSLAPATGTPVVGGLTYREGMYITEEIHSTGLLSALDLVEVNPQLAASEEEAKATASLAVDVIASSFGQTREGGHVVYDQLPTPSSPDESENEACVRI